Within the Terriglobales bacterium genome, the region GCCGTCCCGTGATCATGGGCAACGCCGCGCCGGAACTCAAGCAGAACGGCTGGGCGGTAACGCTTTCAAACGCCGAGAGCGGCGTGGCCGCCGCGGTGGAAGAGGCTCTAAGTCGTTGACCATGTCGCTGCGCGCAAAACTCGTGGGATGGGCCGCCATCGTGGCGCTCTCCGCCTCGGCCTTCGCGGCGGAGGTGGCCGTGCTGAGCAACGGCTTCACCATCCGCCATCAGCGCCGCGAAGTCATGGGGACCACCACTCGCCTCTTCTTCGAGAATGGCAGCCAGAGCGGCTGGATCGACGTCCCCACCGCGGAGATTGCCTCGTACCAGCGCGAGGAGGTGGAGACGGCCGATGCTTCCCCGCCCCCGACGATTGAGGGCATCCCCGGCCTGGTCCAAGCCGCCAGCGACCGCCACCAGGTGGACGCGGACCTGGTCAACAGCGTGATCCAGGCCGAGAGCGGCTTCAATCCCCGCGCGCGCTCCCCCAAGGGAGCCCAGGGATTGATGCAGCTTATGCCGGAGACTGCCTCCAAGCTGGGCGTGGGCAACGCCTGGGAGCCCCGCGACAACATCGAGGGCGGAACCCGCTACCTGCGGCAGCTGCTCGAGCAGTACCACGGCGACACCATCAAGGCCCTGGCCGCCTACAACGCCGGGCCGGAGCACGTCGATCAGTACCGCGGCGTGCCGCCGTATCGCGAGACCCACAACTACGTCCGGCGGGTCATCATTGATTTCAACCGCAAGAAGGTGGCGCAGCAGAAGGCCGCGGCGGCGCAGAGCAGCAGCAAGGCGGCAAAGAAGCCGGAGCCGGCGGTCGCCGAGACTGCGGCGCCCCGCCCCTAGTTCCCGTTCAATTCCAGCCGGGCCATGAACTGCAAAGTGCGGTCGAACGCCCAGCCGGCCCACCAGGGATACAGGCCCACCTTCGGCTGCCAAACCGCGATCTTCAGCTGCAGTTTCTCGCAGGCATCCATCCACGCTGGTAGGTCCAGTAGTTGTAGGGCAGGGCGACGCCGTGGCGGGCGTTGCCCACCCGGTCCATGAACCGCAACGTGGGTCCGGCCAGCAGGCCGTTCCTGGTGTGGTCTTTCAGCAGGACGCACTTGCGCGCTACGCCCGCGGCCTGGGTCAGCAGTTCCAGCGGGTCGTCGGTGTGGTGCAGGACGTCCACCAGCATGACCGCGTCGAAGCTCTTCTGGGGAAACGGGATGGTCTTGCCGTCGTAGGTCTCGATGGGCCGATAGGTCTTCTTGCGGATCAGGACTTCAATGCCGCGCACCGAAAGGTCCGGCCGCCGCTCCAGCAGAAGCTGGTCCAGCAAGCCGTCGCCGCAGCCCACGTCCAGGATGCTGGCCTCCCGCGGCGCCATCTCCGCCAGGTGCTGGCTGAGGATTCTGACGCGGCGGGGAAACACATATCCCCCGTGGATCGAGTCCATGAGCTTCATCGCTGGCCTTAGTCTATTCCAAGAACGCCGGCCTGGAGCTCACCCGGCAATCTCCGCCCGCGGCCCGGCATTGACCCCCAACGCTCGCCCGTATAACGTGCAGCACAGATGAATCGCACCCGCATTCTGTTGACGCTGGCGGTCGGGGCCGTGCTCGCCGTCCTCGTTTACTTCCAGTTTCGCGCCTGGAAGGAGTTCGACTGGGCGCTGATGTTCGCTCAGGTGCGCCGCACCGACCCGCTGCGCCTGCTGGCCGCCGTCGTCCTTATCTATTCCGTCTACTTCCTGCGCGCGCTGCGTTGGATGATCCTGCTGCGGCCGGTGCGCGCCGTGCCCGCGCGCCGCCTGCTGGCGCCCACCCTCATCGGCTTCACTGGACTGGCGCTGCTGGGACGACCCGGCGAGCTCATCCGCCCCTACCTCATCGCCCGCAAGGAGGGCCTGACCCTCT harbors:
- a CDS encoding lytic transglycosylase domain-containing protein: MSLRAKLVGWAAIVALSASAFAAEVAVLSNGFTIRHQRREVMGTTTRLFFENGSQSGWIDVPTAEIASYQREEVETADASPPPTIEGIPGLVQAASDRHQVDADLVNSVIQAESGFNPRARSPKGAQGLMQLMPETASKLGVGNAWEPRDNIEGGTRYLRQLLEQYHGDTIKALAAYNAGPEHVDQYRGVPPYRETHNYVRRVIIDFNRKKVAQQKAAAAQSSSKAAKKPEPAVAETAAPRP
- a CDS encoding methyltransferase domain-containing protein; the protein is MKLMDSIHGGYVFPRRVRILSQHLAEMAPREASILDVGCGDGLLDQLLLERRPDLSVRGIEVLIRKKTYRPIETYDGKTIPFPQKSFDAVMLVDVLHHTDDPLELLTQAAGVARKCVLLKDHTRNGLLAGPTLRFMDRVGNARHGVALPYNYWTYQRGWMPARNCS